The Trueperaceae bacterium genomic interval GCCACTCTCGCGCGCCTGCAACGCCACGGCGTTCGAATCGCTATCGATGATTTCGGGACGGGCTACTCGTCGCTCGCCTACCTACGCGACCTGCCCATCAACACGGTAAAGATCGACCGCACCTTCATCAACGACCTGGTATCGCCCATGCGCGGTCCGCGCTTCGCCCACGCGCTGGTCGAGGCGATCATCCGCCTCGCCGCCCACCTCGAACTCGATGTGCTGGCCGAGGGGATCGAGGAGAAGGAACAGGCCGACCTGCTGAAGGAGTTGGGCTGCGGGCTGGCGCAAGGGTTCCACTACTCGCGGCCGATGGCGCCGAGTGAACTCGACGCGTTCATGCAGGCTCGCGACTCCTCGATCCGCTCGGATGGCGAGTCCGCACCGCTGCTGGGGCCGAGTTGACGCCACCGTCTGACTGAACAGGAAAACGGCCGAATCATACGTTCGGCCGTTTCCTTCTATTGAGAGATGCAAGTGGAGCCAACGGTCGGATTTGAACCGACGACCTGCCGATTACGAATCGGCTGCTCTACCTCTGAGCTACGTTGGCACGCGCTTGCGGAGGGCCGCCGATCGCTCGGGGGCACCTCCGCAGTTTGGTGGCCAGAGGCGGAATCGAACCGCCGACACTACGATTTTCAGTCGTATGCTCTACCTACTGAGCTATCTGGCCTCGCGAGGGAGTGCTAGAGCAATCCCTCTCGCGTGGCGGAGCCGACGGGATTTGAACCCGCGACCTTCTGCGTGACAGGCAGATATGCTAACCGCTACACTACGGCTCCACGCTTGGACTTGCTGGGCGGATCCATCTCTGGAGCCGCCCTTCCGCCGGGGCCACGGGCTCCGAGCGAAGGGCATGATACCCGACCGCCATAGGGCTGTCAATTCGAGCGGCAGCCCCTCCCCTACGCCCTCAAGCCGGTCCTGAACGGCGAAACTGTGCTACCACCCCGACCGCGGCGAGGACCGTGACGACCACCAGGACCCAGGGGGCGGGATAGTCGAAACGGACCGCCGGCGCATCGACGAACCCGAGGAGCCCGGCGCCCGCCGTGACGGTGAACCAGGCGCCACTGAAGGCCGTGAGGAGCACTATCATCACCCGCTGGAAGATCACCGCCAGGATCCCCAGCACGACCGCGGCGAGCAGAGCCAGCAGAACCGCGTCCGTGGCGCCTGCTGCCAGCTGGAAGCCTATGCCGGCGCCCCAGAGGAAGACCACCGCCCAGTAGGCGAGCCAAGCCAGTAGGCCCAGGACGACGGCCGCCACGAGCGCTGCGGCGAGCGCCATCCACGGCTCTACCGGACGAGCAGTCAGGGCTGTGAGCAGTGAAGGTCCGTAGGCGAAACCGACCGCTGCCCCTCCGAGCACCACCAGGAAGCGGAAGAGCGGAAATCCGAAGAAGAGCAGCAGTAACCCGAAGGCGAGCAGCAGGAGAAGTTGCAGGGTTCCCGGGTCCAACTGCCTAATCTCCTACGTTCGCGATCCGCTCACCCGCTTCGTAGCCGAACTCGGCGAGAAGGGTCCGCATAGCCTCGGGGCCGTAGCCGAATTCCTCGTGCTGTTGAGCGGGATTGCCGTGCGGTACGACGGTGCTGGGTATTCCGAGGCGCCGCAGGCGAACGTTCGAGCCGTGGTCGGTCAGGAACTCCGCGACGGCCGACCCGAGACCCCCGCTGAGCGCATGATCCTCTGCGGTGATGAGCAGGTCGCTGCGAGCCGCCAGCTCCAGCAACAGCCGCTCGTCGAGCGGCTTCACGAAGCGGGCGTTGACGACGCCTACCTCAGGGAGGTCGCGAGTCGCTTCGAGGGCGTACTCGACGGTAGGTCCCAGGCCCAGGACGTAGGCGCCTTCGCCCTCTTTCACGACCTCCCAGCTCCCCCATTCGATCTCGGGCCACCGGTCGACGCCCATCTGGGCGGGTCGCTCCACCTTCCCCCGTGGCCAGCGGATGGCCTTGGGGCCGCCCAGTCGCAAGGCGGTCTTGAGCATCGAACGCTGTTCCTCCGCATCCCTGGGCATGGCGATCGAGAGATTCGGCAGCGTTCGCAGGTAGGCGAGGTCGTAGATCCCCTGGTGGGTTGCTCCATCGCCGCCCACGATGCCGGCGCGATCGATGGCGAAGACGACGTCGAGGTTCTCGAGGCTCACGTCGTGAACGACCTGGTCGTAGCCGCGCTGAAGGAAGGTGCTGTAGATGGCAACGACAGGCTTCTCGCCCCTGAGCGCCAGGCCGGTCGCCGTCGTCACGGCCACGTCCTCGGCTATCCCCACGTCCACGTAACGGTCGGGATGGCGCTTGCTGTACTCGACCAGACCGCTCCCTTCGCGCATCGCCGGTGTTATCACCCAGACCTTGTCGTCGGCGGCGGCGAGGTCGCTGATCGCGTCTCCGAAAGCGTTCGACCAGGTGTAGCCCTTGCCGGACACGACCGGATT includes:
- a CDS encoding EAL domain-containing protein — its product is ATLARLQRHGVRIAIDDFGTGYSSLAYLRDLPINTVKIDRTFINDLVSPMRGPRFAHALVEAIIRLAAHLELDVLAEGIEEKEQADLLKELGCGLAQGFHYSRPMAPSELDAFMQARDSSIRSDGESAPLLGPS
- the dxs gene encoding 1-deoxy-D-xylulose-5-phosphate synthase — translated: MTAEAGSAVDSPAAGRLLDDIVSPGDLRTLTRKELEQLAGELRSEIIRVCSLGGGHLASSLGAVELTIALHCLYDSPRDRIIWDVGHQTYGHKIITGRRDRIDSIRKPGGLAGFPAITESEHDALTTGHASTSLAAALGMALARDRRRDPYEIVAVIGDGALTGGMALAALNQIGHLRPRMTIVLNDNEMSISENVGALNHYMSQLQVQRWFQRAEATGKRALSGVWEPLADLGSRAKKAARRFFDPVSANPFHAMGLRYVGPIDGHDLGELLYYLDRVRQLDGPTMVHIVTTKGKGYKIAESDPITWHGASKFDPENPVVSGKGYTWSNAFGDAISDLAAADDKVWVITPAMREGSGLVEYSKRHPDRYVDVGIAEDVAVTTATGLALRGEKPVVAIYSTFLQRGYDQVVHDVSLENLDVVFAIDRAGIVGGDGATHQGIYDLAYLRTLPNLSIAMPRDAEEQRSMLKTALRLGGPKAIRWPRGKVERPAQMGVDRWPEIEWGSWEVVKEGEGAYVLGLGPTVEYALEATRDLPEVGVVNARFVKPLDERLLLELAARSDLLITAEDHALSGGLGSAVAEFLTDHGSNVRLRRLGIPSTVVPHGNPAQQHEEFGYGPEAMRTLLAEFGYEAGERIANVGD